Proteins encoded by one window of Cinclus cinclus chromosome 14, bCinCin1.1, whole genome shotgun sequence:
- the LARS1 gene encoding leucine--tRNA ligase, cytoplasmic: MAERKGTAKVDFLKKIEREVQQKWDHDRVFEINAADRKDQRSKGKYFVTFPYPYMNGRLHLGHTFSLSKCEFAVGYQRLKGRSCLFPFGLHCTGMPIKACADKLKREMELYGCPPEFPDEEEEEEENSGKKEEEIIIKDKAKGKKSKAAAKTGSSKYQWGIMKSLGLSDEEVVSFSEAEHWLDYFPPLAVQDLKSMGLKVDWRRSFITTNVNPYYDSFVRWQFLTLKERNKIKFGKRYTIYSPKDGQPCMDHDRQTGEGVGPQEYTLIKMKVLDPYPAKLSGLRGKNIFLVAATLRPETMFGQTNCWLRPDMKYIGFETASGDIFICTQRAARNMSYQGFTKDNGVVPVVKELMGEEILGAALSAPLTTYKVIYALPMLTIKEDKGTGVVTGVPSDSPDDFAALRDLKKKQALRVKYGIRDEMVLPFEPVPIIEIPDFGSLCAPFICDELKIQSQNDRDKLAEAKERVYLKGFYEGVMLVGEFKGQKVQDVKKHIQKLMLDKGEAMVYMEPEKQVISRSADECVVALCDQWYLDYGEVSWKKQASECLQHLETFCEETRRNFEATLGWLQEHACSRTYGLGTRLPWDEQWLIESLSDSTIYMAYYTVAHLLQGGNLRGQGESPLGIRAHQMSKEVWDYIFFKTAPFPKTEIPKEKLDKLKEEFEFWYPVDLRVSGKDLVPNHLSYYLYNHVAMWSEQREKWPVAVRANGHLLLNSEKMSKSTGNFLTLTQAVDKFSADGMRLALADAGDTVEDANFVEAMADAGILRLYTWVEWVKEMIANRDSLRSGPASTFNDRVFASEMNAGIMKTDQNYEKMMFKEALKTGFFEFQAAKDKYRELAIEGMHRDLVFQFIEVQTLLLAPICPHLCEHIWSLLGKAGSIMRASWPAAGPVDEVLIRSSQYLMEAAHDLRLRLKSCMAPAKGKKSTKEPPQKPSHCTIYVAKSYPPWQHTTLSVLRKHFQASGGQLPDNKVIASELNTLPELKKYMKKVMPFVAMVKENLEKNGSRVLDLELEFDERAVLMENIVYLTNSLELDHIEVKFASEAEDKIKEDCCPGKPFSIFRTEPGVSVFLVNPQPSNGHFSTRMDIRQGDNRETIIRRLMKMDRGIKDLSKVKLMRFDDPVLGPRRVPVLGKEEAGKTPILEQATFHIDLAQRHVCVTENGLTRDVGDTIVYLVH, from the exons TGTCTAAATGTGAG TTCGCAGTTGGGTACCAGAGGCTGAAGGGGAGGAGCTGCCTGTTTCCCTTTGGGCTGCACTGCACGGGGATGCCCATCAAG GCTTGTGCAGATAagctgaaaagagaaatggaattGTATGGTTGCCCACCGGAATTTCctgatgaggaggaggaagaggaagaaaattctggtaaaaaagaggaagaaattatcatcaaagacaaagcaaaaggcaaaaag AGCAAGGCTGCTGCCAAGACTGGCTCTTCCAAATACCAGTGGGGGATCATGAAGTCTTTGGGTCTGTCTGATGAAGAAGTGGTCAGTTTTTCTGAAGCTGAGCACTGGCTGGATTATTTCCCTCCCCTTGCTGTTCAGGATCTGAAGAGCATGGGATTGAAG GTGGACTGGAGGCGTTCCTTCATTACAACAAATGTCAATCCCTATTATGACTCCTTTGTGCGATGGCAATTCCTTACactaaaggaaagaaataagatTAAATTTGGCAAACG ATACACAATTTATTCCCCTAAAGATGGACAGCCTTGCATGGATCATGACAGGCAAACAGGAGAG GGTGTTGGGCCTCAAGAATACACACTGATAAAAATGAAGGTGTTGGATCCTTACCCTGCAAAATTGAG TGGcttgagaggaaaaaacatcTTCCTGGTGGCTGCCACGCTCAGGCCAGAGACCATGTTTGGCCAGACCAACTGCTGGCTGCGCCCAGACATGAAGTACATTGGCTTTGAGACTGCCAGTGGGGACATCTTCATCTGCACCCAGCGTGCTGCCAGGAACATGTCCTACCAGGGCTTCACCAAGGACAATGGCGTCGTGCCTGTGGTCAAGGAGCTGATGGGAGAG GAGATTCTTGGTGCTGCACTTTCAGCACCCCTCACCACCTACAAGGTCATATATGCCCTGCCCATGCTCACCATCAAGGAGGATAAAG GAACTGGAGTGGTGACAGGTGTTCCCTCTGACTCTCCAGATGACTTTGCAGCCCTGAGAGACTTGAAAAAGAAGCAG GCTTTGAGAGTGAAGTATGGCATCAGAGATGAAATGGTCCTGCCATTCGAGCCG GTGCCCATCATTGAAATCCCAGACTTTGGCAGCCTTTGTGCTCCTTTTATCTGTGATGAGCTCAAAATCCAGAGCCAGAATGACAGAGATAAGCTTGCAGAGGCCAAGGAGAGAGTGTACTTGAAAGGATTCTATGAGGGA GTGATGTTGGTGGGTGAATTCAAAGGACAGAAAGTTCAAGATGTCAAGAAACACATCCAGAAGCTGATGTTGGATAAG GGTGAAGCCATGGTTTATATGGAACCCGAGAAACAAGTTATATCGAGATCTGCTGATGAGTGTGTTGTGGCCCTTTGTGATCAGTG GTATTTAGATTATGGTGAAGTGAGCTGGAAGAAACAGGCGTCAGAGTGCTTGCAACACCTGGAGAC GTTCTGTGAAGAGACTAGGAGAAATTTTGAAGCTACCTTAGGCTGGCTACAAGAGCATGCATGCTCCAGGACGTATGGCTTAG GGACCCGCTTACCTTGGGATGAGCAGTGGCTCATAGAGTCTCTCTCTGACTCCACCATCTACATGGCCTATTACACCGTGGCTCacctgctgcagggagggaacCTGAGGGGCCAAGGAGAATCTCCTCTGGGCATCAG GGCACATCAAATGAGCAAAGAGGTTTGGGATTACATCTTCTTCAAGACAGCTCCATTCCCTAAAACTGAGATTCCAAAAGAAAAGTTGGATAAGCTGAAGGAGGAGTTTGAGTTTTGGTATCCTGTGGATCTCAGAGTTTCTGGCAAAGATCTTGTTCCAAATCACCTGTCGTACTACCTCTATAATCACGTGGCCATGTGGTCAGAACAAAG GGAAAAGTGGCCAGTAGCTGTGAGAGCCAATGGACATCTGCTCCTCAACTCTGAAAAG ATGTCTAAATCGACAGGCAACTTCCTCACTCTCACTCAAGCTGTTGACAAGTTTTCTGCAGATG GCATGCGTTTGGCCTTGGCTGATGCTGGAGACACTGTTGAAGATGCCAACTTTGTGGAAGCCATGGCAGATGCTGGTATTCTTCGTCTCTACACATGGGTGGAGTGGGTGAAGGAGATGATTGCAAACAGAGATAGCCTGAGGAGTGGCCCAGCTAGCACCTTCAATGACAGAGTTTTTGCCAG tgaGATGAATGCAGGCATAATGAAGACAGACCAAAATTATGAGAAGATGATGTTTAAGGAAGCTCTGAAAACTGGGTTCTTTGAATTTCAG GCAGCGAAGGACAAGTACCGGGAGCTGGCCATCGAGGGCATGCACAGGGACCTGGTGTTCCAGTTCATCGAGGTGCAGACTTTGCTGCTGGCCCCCATCTGCCCCCACCTGTGTGAGCACATCTGGTCCCTGCTGGGGAAG GCTGGCTCCATCATGAGGGCCTCgtggccagcagcagggcccGTGGATGAGGTGCTGATTCGTTCCTCCCAGTACCTGATGGAAGCAGCTCACGACCTGCGCCTGCGCCTCAAGAGCTGCATGGCTCCTGCGAAGGGAAAG aaaaGTACCAAAGAGCCTCCCCAGAAGCCTTCTCACTGCACCATCTACGTGGCCAAGAGCTACCCACCCTGGCAGCACACCACGCTGTCCGTGCTGCGCAAGCACTTTCAG GCCAGTGGAGGTCAGCTGCCAGATAATAAAGTAATTGCCAGTGAGTTGAACACCTTGCCAGAGCTGAAGAAGTACATGAAGAAGGTGATGCCTTTTGTTGCCATGGTTAAG GAAAACTTGGAGAAAAATGGTTCTCGTGTTCTTGATCTTGAACTGGAGTTTGATGAGCGTGCAGTGCTCATGGAGAACATTGTCTATTTGACAAATTCCCTGGAG CTGGATCACATTGAGGTGAAGTTTGCATCTGAAGCAGAAGATAAAATCAAAGAAGACTGCTGTCCTGGAAAACCATTTTCTATATTCAGAACTGAG CCTGGTGTGTCTGTGTTCCTGGTGAACCCTCAACCCTCCAATGGCCACTTCTCCACAAGAATGGACATCAGGCAAGGGGACAACAGAGAGACCATCATCAGGCGCCTGATGAAGATGGACAGGGGGATCAAAG ATCTCTCTAAGGTGAAGCTCATGAGGTTTGATGATCCCGTGCTTGGGCCCCGCCGCGTTCCAGTCCTTGGCAAAGAGGAAGCAGGGAAAACTCCTATCCTGGAACAAGCCACCTTCCACATTGACCTGGCCCAGAGGCATGTCTGTGTCACTGAGAATGGCCTGACAAGGGACGTTGGGGACACAATTGTTTACCTGGTTCACTGA